Proteins encoded within one genomic window of SAR324 cluster bacterium:
- a CDS encoding MBL fold metallo-hydrolase, with the protein MKFQRVQFLAQQTIRQGFKLIRKYHKQPVSSLVRPSVSAIIIAGDQLFMIRRQNYLRAFPGYHAFPGGVIDPEDSENAEIPDCPQNIPMDHFHALCRELKEELGFDLLNALQKGLIHEISPFGNALTPASNPVRYQTCFYKLVLSEKMRFLPDAGEIAWSGWATPRDFLKEYESGKILAVPPTLVAVERLAEDITVSGTGRLNPAVSPDEIFAIPFLSGIWQLMVASETLPPASTTNAFILGDSPGRRFLIDPSPNSELEYQRLCRSLAKHEIDGIFLTHHHPDHHQQSTRLARDLDKTMLLSHDTFQRIKEKWGRRYFRGVSVELVQEGCQLTWWKGQPVRVFEIPGHDEGQLGLAPDSMEWFLVGDLIQGLGTVVIASPEGNMKKYFESMERVISLNPAVIMPSHGIPSRGTTLLENTLKHRRMREKQILELLQSGKNRIQILKTLYQDIPRLLYPLAWKNINAHLDKLQEEQQL; encoded by the coding sequence ATGAAATTCCAACGAGTCCAATTTTTGGCCCAGCAAACCATTCGACAGGGATTCAAGCTGATCAGGAAATATCACAAACAACCTGTATCTTCGTTAGTCAGACCCTCGGTTTCAGCCATTATCATTGCAGGCGATCAGTTGTTCATGATTCGTCGTCAGAACTATCTGCGTGCTTTTCCGGGGTACCATGCTTTTCCAGGGGGTGTGATTGATCCCGAAGATTCGGAAAATGCTGAAATACCTGATTGTCCTCAAAATATTCCAATGGATCATTTCCATGCGTTATGTCGAGAACTGAAGGAAGAACTCGGGTTTGACCTGTTGAACGCGTTACAGAAGGGACTCATTCATGAAATTTCTCCCTTTGGTAATGCTCTCACTCCCGCCTCAAATCCTGTAAGGTATCAGACCTGTTTTTATAAGCTGGTACTGTCTGAAAAAATGCGGTTCCTACCCGATGCCGGTGAAATTGCCTGGTCTGGTTGGGCAACTCCCCGTGATTTTCTGAAGGAGTATGAATCTGGTAAGATTTTGGCGGTTCCTCCAACTCTGGTTGCGGTGGAGCGACTTGCAGAGGATATCACTGTTTCCGGAACAGGCCGACTGAATCCAGCGGTGTCGCCTGACGAAATATTCGCGATTCCTTTTCTCAGTGGAATATGGCAGTTGATGGTTGCCTCTGAAACGTTGCCTCCGGCCTCAACAACCAATGCCTTCATCCTTGGGGATTCACCGGGACGCAGATTTTTGATAGATCCTTCGCCCAATTCCGAACTGGAATATCAACGACTTTGTCGATCGCTTGCTAAACATGAGATTGATGGCATATTCCTGACTCATCACCATCCTGATCATCATCAGCAATCAACACGTCTTGCTCGTGATCTGGATAAAACCATGCTCCTGAGTCATGACACCTTTCAGCGGATTAAAGAAAAATGGGGGCGCAGGTATTTCAGGGGGGTTTCAGTGGAATTGGTTCAGGAGGGTTGCCAACTCACCTGGTGGAAAGGGCAACCTGTGCGTGTGTTTGAGATCCCGGGACATGATGAAGGACAGCTTGGTCTGGCGCCAGATTCTATGGAATGGTTTCTGGTGGGCGATTTGATTCAGGGACTGGGGACCGTCGTAATTGCCTCACCGGAAGGGAATATGAAAAAATATTTTGAGAGCATGGAACGTGTGATTTCACTGAATCCAGCCGTGATCATGCCGTCCCATGGAATTCCTTCGCGTGGAACAACACTTCTTGAAAACACGCTGAAACATCGCAGAATGAGGGAAAAACAGATTTTGGAACTCCTACAGTCCGGGAAAAACAGAATCCAGATTCTGAAGACTTTGTATCAGGATATTCCCCGCTTACTTTATCCTCTGGCCTGGAAAAACATCAATGCTCATCTGGACAAGTTGCAAGAAGAACAACAGCTTTGA
- a CDS encoding AraC family transcriptional regulator → MQPATLSISFINSLIDVVQQYGLDRKALLSLAGISLDLLDDPFARVSTRQYITVVEEAIHQTGDEALGLRVGQNIRSDSYSQVGYAAMSSSTLGDALQLGIEYQRVITYGINLSLYLQDELATLRFESSIPGKPLPKFVVESGITGLMKMSHILTNRRIHPHHITFQYDVPAYVREYQTIFECSVEFNQPHNEVYFDKALLKIPLRHTDHTLSKIMKKICQDLLEKIPEDQSVKKQVQQLTGSMFKAHFPGFDSVAEQMGMTPRTLRRKLREENTSFQIILDDIRKNLSMSYLKRPQLPINEIAIMLGFSEPSAFHRSFKKWTGQTPGEYREDFKSEPHISDTLASGF, encoded by the coding sequence ATGCAACCCGCAACACTTTCTATCAGTTTTATCAATTCTTTGATTGATGTCGTTCAGCAGTATGGACTGGATCGAAAGGCATTGCTTTCCCTCGCCGGTATTTCTCTGGATTTACTTGATGATCCATTTGCCCGTGTCAGCACCCGGCAATATATCACAGTTGTTGAAGAAGCAATCCATCAAACAGGTGATGAAGCACTGGGGTTGAGAGTTGGTCAAAACATCCGTTCAGACAGCTACAGTCAGGTTGGCTATGCCGCAATGAGCAGTTCAACGCTGGGCGACGCATTGCAACTTGGGATCGAATATCAACGTGTGATTACCTATGGCATAAATCTAAGTCTGTATTTGCAGGATGAATTGGCTACCCTGCGTTTTGAGTCCTCCATTCCGGGAAAACCTCTGCCGAAATTTGTCGTTGAATCTGGAATCACAGGTTTGATGAAAATGTCACATATTCTGACAAATCGAAGAATTCATCCTCACCATATCACCTTCCAATATGATGTACCTGCTTATGTTCGGGAGTATCAAACCATTTTTGAATGTTCTGTTGAATTCAATCAACCACACAATGAGGTTTACTTTGATAAGGCCTTGCTGAAAATTCCCCTGAGACACACGGATCATACCCTGTCAAAAATCATGAAAAAAATTTGTCAGGACCTCCTGGAAAAAATTCCTGAAGATCAAAGCGTTAAAAAACAGGTTCAGCAATTGACCGGAAGCATGTTCAAAGCTCATTTTCCTGGCTTTGATTCTGTCGCGGAACAAATGGGAATGACTCCACGGACGCTTCGTCGCAAACTAAGAGAAGAAAATACTTCCTTTCAGATCATTCTGGATGATATCCGGAAAAATCTCTCAATGTCTTATCTGAAACGACCCCAACTTCCAATCAATGAAATTGCCATCATGCTTGGCTTTTCTGAACCGAGTGCCTTCCATCGGTCCTTTAAAAAATGGACAGGGCAGACCCCCGGAGAATATCGTGAGGATTTCAAATCAGAGCCTCACATTTCAGACACATTAGCTTCCGGGTTTTAA
- a CDS encoding response regulator, with translation MAQILVVDDSEAVRNEVSGFLSGNGFTVSTAIDGKDGLEKLKKDKDIKLVITDVNMPNMDGLTMSEKIRSELNNQNVHILVLTTENDANMKQRGKAAKVKGWIVKPFSGPSALGPIRSLVGA, from the coding sequence ATGGCACAAATTCTGGTAGTTGATGATTCAGAAGCAGTTCGTAACGAAGTCAGCGGATTTCTCAGTGGCAACGGTTTCACTGTTTCCACCGCGATTGATGGAAAAGATGGACTGGAAAAACTTAAGAAAGATAAAGATATTAAACTTGTAATCACAGATGTGAACATGCCCAACATGGATGGCTTGACGATGTCAGAAAAAATTCGCAGTGAACTCAATAACCAGAATGTTCATATTCTGGTGTTGACCACTGAAAACGACGCGAATATGAAACAACGGGGAAAAGCCGCAAAAGTTAAAGGTTGGATTGTTAAGCCTTTCAGCGGCCCAAGTGCTCTGGGGCCCATTCGCAGTCTGGTTGGTGCCTGA
- a CDS encoding chemotaxis protein CheX produces the protein MSEAAQILSKVLIHEIDPDHMQKLREFCQTHNLIGLKAEQYKNIRETLEHNIDLGAIFLCEDAKLEGRTGIEIAQEIHHIRPELPIFMRRISDTELPHNEHISCAGFYKKDELDVLQEHVNKFIFNTYYPTAMIHGIEELSEIALNSVLKDVTISVGAPYLVRDRIIYGELFSIISLEGGWCRGFMMLQSEEASLYELVRHGKTPMNSDEGDFRSVNGLMGEITNMMWGGFKSRFFSNTNSGSGDFRIQVPTIINHSRNYISFGSEDPQLCFHYTITDNSGKLAPISLYQKFIFHLSWSPDEFKEAPDAMDSLVQAGELELF, from the coding sequence ATGTCTGAAGCCGCTCAAATTCTGAGTAAAGTATTGATCCATGAGATAGACCCCGATCACATGCAAAAACTCAGGGAATTCTGTCAAACTCATAATCTGATTGGATTGAAGGCCGAACAGTATAAAAATATCAGGGAAACGCTGGAACATAACATTGATCTGGGTGCTATTTTCTTGTGTGAAGACGCAAAACTTGAAGGACGAACGGGAATTGAAATTGCCCAGGAAATTCATCATATCAGACCCGAATTGCCAATTTTCATGCGAAGGATTTCAGATACTGAATTGCCACACAATGAGCACATATCCTGTGCCGGTTTTTACAAAAAAGATGAACTGGATGTGCTCCAGGAACATGTCAATAAGTTCATTTTCAATACCTATTATCCTACCGCCATGATCCATGGGATTGAAGAGTTGTCTGAAATCGCGCTAAATTCTGTTCTTAAAGACGTTACTATCAGCGTGGGGGCGCCCTATCTGGTACGTGACCGCATCATTTATGGAGAACTTTTCAGCATCATCTCTCTGGAAGGTGGATGGTGCCGTGGTTTTATGATGCTTCAATCAGAAGAAGCCAGCCTCTATGAATTGGTTCGTCATGGAAAAACGCCCATGAATTCAGATGAAGGAGATTTTCGATCAGTCAACGGACTGATGGGAGAGATCACCAATATGATGTGGGGCGGATTCAAATCAAGATTCTTCTCTAACACCAATTCCGGATCGGGTGATTTCAGAATTCAGGTTCCGACGATCATCAATCACTCAAGGAATTACATTTCTTTCGGTTCTGAAGATCCTCAACTCTGCTTCCACTACACGATCACGGATAATTCAGGAAAGCTTGCTCCCATATCGTTATACCAGAAATTTATTTTTCATTTGAGCTGGTCTCCTGATGAATTCAAGGAAGCCCCCGATGCCATGGATTCACTGGTGCAGGCGGGAGAACTGGAACTGTTCTAA
- a CDS encoding UbiX family flavin prenyltransferase: MNRIVIGITGATGVIYGIRILEILRGDPSIETHLILSRPAMQTLAYESTLKPADLYKIADFHYSNEDIGAAIASGSFRVSGMIIAPCSIKTMSAISHSMCDNLITRAADVVLKEKKRLVLMVRETPLHAGHLENMKQLSLLGGIIAPPVPAFYSRPQSIDDLVNHTVGRVLDLFDIEHQLIKRWKDPSSSQT; this comes from the coding sequence ATGAACCGGATTGTAATCGGAATAACAGGAGCCACCGGAGTAATATACGGCATACGTATTCTGGAAATACTCCGTGGTGATCCATCCATTGAAACCCACCTGATCCTCTCCAGGCCAGCAATGCAAACACTGGCCTATGAAAGCACGTTAAAGCCTGCGGATCTCTATAAAATTGCGGATTTTCATTACTCCAACGAGGATATTGGAGCGGCTATTGCCAGTGGATCCTTCCGGGTATCAGGTATGATCATCGCACCCTGTTCGATTAAAACAATGTCTGCCATTTCCCACAGTATGTGTGACAATCTGATCACAAGAGCAGCAGATGTGGTGTTGAAAGAAAAAAAACGTCTGGTATTGATGGTTCGGGAAACGCCCCTTCATGCAGGACATCTCGAGAATATGAAACAGCTATCACTCCTTGGCGGAATCATTGCGCCACCTGTCCCGGCATTCTATTCCAGGCCGCAATCCATTGATGACCTGGTAAATCATACTGTGGGTCGTGTTCTGGACTTGTTTGATATAGAACATCAACTTATAAAACGCTGGAAAGATCCCTCTTCATCACAAACCTGA
- a CDS encoding ABC transporter substrate-binding protein, whose amino-acid sequence MTPPKSRMLSTIPVILFFALSQGNTTLAQSLFSQPEWLTNQQAVIEKTQGPSLAALEDQESRLQYFRQILEKNLFEAWMLLETQGALLEKYYQKVALLELLKRMEQFSEMESEAEAVLSAPDQNQFIPRIRFYYHWARARQNKVLNGPFENLEAQLSQDDRQLLEPFHGMLREYFLKNNQPVSALYHEIKRSELPGIEQSVVQQHFQEIINSISNESICNQIERQYSKNPLILKLVQIKQAELLMNQKRYVEAQDYLTRKLSSEEAGLASNHQLKLTNLQNRLWVKTRVVPTKIGVILPLSAKPAQIAQLAKDAMEGVRLSLIDFQNRRVNNQDNSNKSPRSTIELIFRDSYLNPQQTEDITRSLIEDEHVIAIIGPLIRTTSEAAARIAQEYQVPLITLTQTSSIAEVGDYVFRINENWAEEEKNLADYAIDYAQVRSFAVLYPQTREGKEKLGYFWEQVEKRERTIATAYGFYPKQKTFLDAFDEFTGARRYLSETDKQIMEEIEEKQQQPIRDFDGVFIPLGADNMDTANIIFPYSSAYGMDKLFYAGDSGWNNPAIVHTIRGHVRKHVFTGSFSRENPDEEVQKFTRMHERYFYQHLNYEGPSIYTAFAYDAAGILISLITTQNKVQDHQQLREQLVNLQNYHGVSGMLKFQQNGDISRKLSLYRVFRRQIRPVDL is encoded by the coding sequence ATGACTCCACCCAAATCCAGAATGCTCTCAACAATCCCGGTGATTCTGTTTTTTGCGCTGTCGCAGGGTAACACTACTTTGGCACAAAGTCTCTTCAGCCAACCGGAATGGCTGACGAACCAGCAAGCTGTCATTGAAAAAACACAGGGACCTTCATTAGCAGCATTGGAAGATCAGGAATCAAGACTCCAATATTTCAGACAAATTCTGGAGAAAAACTTGTTTGAAGCCTGGATGTTGTTGGAAACACAAGGAGCATTGCTGGAAAAATACTATCAGAAAGTTGCCTTGCTCGAATTATTAAAAAGAATGGAACAGTTTTCCGAGATGGAGTCAGAAGCTGAAGCTGTGTTGTCAGCGCCTGATCAAAACCAATTCATACCACGGATCAGGTTCTATTATCATTGGGCAAGAGCTAGGCAGAACAAGGTTTTGAATGGTCCCTTTGAAAATCTGGAAGCACAATTATCACAGGACGATCGACAACTTCTTGAACCTTTTCATGGGATGCTCCGTGAATATTTTCTTAAAAACAATCAGCCTGTTTCAGCGTTATACCATGAAATAAAACGGTCAGAACTTCCCGGAATTGAGCAATCCGTTGTCCAGCAACATTTTCAGGAAATCATCAATTCTATTTCAAATGAATCAATTTGTAACCAGATTGAACGTCAATATTCAAAAAATCCACTCATTCTAAAACTGGTTCAAATCAAGCAAGCTGAACTTTTGATGAATCAAAAACGTTATGTCGAGGCTCAGGATTATTTGACCAGGAAATTATCCTCAGAAGAGGCCGGCTTAGCTTCGAATCATCAACTTAAACTCACAAATCTCCAGAACCGTTTATGGGTCAAAACAAGAGTTGTACCCACAAAAATCGGGGTAATTTTACCCTTGAGCGCAAAGCCCGCACAAATTGCCCAACTGGCAAAAGACGCGATGGAGGGAGTGCGCTTGAGTCTGATAGATTTTCAGAATCGACGAGTGAACAACCAGGATAATTCAAACAAATCACCCCGTTCCACTATAGAGTTGATTTTCAGGGATTCTTATCTTAATCCGCAACAAACTGAGGACATTACCAGATCCCTAATAGAAGATGAGCATGTGATTGCGATCATTGGTCCGTTGATCAGAACAACATCTGAAGCCGCGGCCCGAATCGCTCAGGAATATCAGGTTCCGCTCATAACACTGACACAAACCTCATCCATAGCTGAAGTTGGCGATTATGTTTTTCGAATTAATGAAAATTGGGCTGAAGAAGAAAAAAATCTGGCAGACTATGCAATAGATTATGCTCAAGTCAGGTCCTTTGCGGTGTTATATCCTCAAACCCGTGAGGGAAAGGAAAAATTGGGTTATTTCTGGGAACAGGTAGAAAAACGAGAACGGACAATAGCTACGGCCTATGGATTTTATCCAAAACAAAAAACTTTTCTTGACGCCTTTGATGAATTCACGGGTGCGCGCAGATATCTTTCAGAAACTGATAAACAGATCATGGAAGAAATTGAAGAAAAACAACAGCAGCCAATTCGAGATTTTGACGGAGTTTTTATTCCGTTAGGTGCTGACAATATGGATACCGCAAATATCATCTTTCCCTATTCCAGTGCTTATGGAATGGATAAATTGTTTTACGCAGGTGACAGCGGATGGAACAATCCGGCAATTGTGCATACCATCCGGGGGCATGTTCGCAAACATGTTTTTACTGGAAGTTTCTCCAGGGAAAATCCAGATGAGGAGGTTCAGAAATTCACGCGCATGCATGAGAGATACTTCTATCAGCACCTTAATTACGAAGGCCCTTCAATCTACACAGCATTTGCCTATGACGCGGCAGGAATCCTGATCTCATTGATTACTACCCAAAATAAAGTGCAGGATCACCAACAGTTGCGCGAGCAGTTGGTCAACCTGCAAAACTATCATGGTGTGAGCGGTATGCTGAAATTTCAACAAAACGGCGATATTTCCAGAAAGTTATCACTCTATCGTGTATTTCGTCGTCAAATCCGCCCCGTTGACCTATAA
- a CDS encoding cupin domain-containing protein gives MTIKVEIPSTARLKGMGVTNWPVWTKEVSEFPWTYTETETCYFLEGEVIVESEGNDPVVIGKGDLVIFPAGLSCVWKISKDVKKHYRYS, from the coding sequence ATGACTATCAAAGTAGAAATTCCGTCAACTGCCAGATTGAAGGGTATGGGTGTCACCAATTGGCCTGTCTGGACCAAGGAAGTGTCAGAATTTCCTTGGACCTACACCGAAACAGAAACCTGTTATTTTCTGGAAGGAGAAGTGATTGTAGAATCTGAAGGAAATGATCCTGTCGTGATTGGCAAGGGCGATCTGGTCATCTTTCCCGCAGGTCTCTCCTGTGTCTGGAAAATCAGCAAGGATGTCAAAAAACATTATCGCTACAGTTAG
- a CDS encoding ankyrin repeat domain-containing protein, which translates to MLNRITRGYKEQTCVFRTHEELVKGNVSSGITKIFDELQSRQTRKVIFDFKATTKLTPETIEFIQGLSELLLPANISVYAVHGSDVLVKTLPAFLLWFASLKDAISGNSFQSKTQEPSSVLNKGFFSNTMQQAKKKKSPQFSISPETEYTPQSESDLQIPTVTEPSIFSRSLKSIKGWFHKISKHPKFNIAAFQAGIVALIAVFGWSGYLGYQWWFWDQVVSALEHNNQAYFSNDFNQFHGSDAGGRTALMLAIKLQKPEIALSLSEKSDLNAMDLQGRTALMYAAYQGNHEVIKAVTDGGSEINTRDNSGKSSLMWAMERNQYSAVLQLLEQGADPVLTKAQWDDFFKTQEPEIKKKLRQALAEAREKHNLSMDQWMALAGNRKVENMQRFLDAGLDINTPDKQGQTLFMKAVSKDNRELIEALFDQNADCNLTDSRGETALSWAVFQGYDAVTRLLLNRKADPNKGSMPPLMWASFHGKLPMIELLIQHGAQVNVTNPEGWTPLMLAVSQGHVNAVWTLLTHGAKIDAANNMGYQPLMIAANKGHSDISRLLVAKGASVTAQTREGKTAMDLAIENGYGDIARHLQQTKMLLQHN; encoded by the coding sequence ATGCTGAATCGAATCACTCGTGGTTACAAGGAACAAACCTGTGTATTTCGGACACACGAAGAACTGGTCAAGGGAAATGTCAGTTCAGGAATTACCAAGATTTTTGACGAATTACAGTCTCGTCAGACAAGAAAAGTTATTTTTGATTTTAAGGCAACAACAAAATTAACACCTGAAACCATTGAATTCATTCAGGGCCTGTCAGAATTGCTGTTACCTGCGAATATCAGTGTCTACGCCGTGCATGGTTCAGATGTTCTGGTTAAAACATTGCCGGCATTTCTGCTTTGGTTTGCTTCATTGAAGGACGCCATTTCAGGAAATAGCTTTCAGTCAAAAACTCAAGAGCCCTCATCTGTTCTGAATAAAGGATTTTTTTCGAACACGATGCAGCAGGCTAAAAAGAAAAAAAGTCCTCAATTCTCAATATCGCCGGAAACTGAATACACTCCTCAAAGTGAATCTGACTTACAAATTCCAACGGTCACAGAACCTTCAATATTTTCTCGATCCTTAAAGTCTATAAAAGGCTGGTTCCATAAAATTTCAAAACATCCCAAATTCAATATTGCCGCATTTCAGGCTGGAATTGTGGCGTTGATCGCAGTGTTTGGCTGGAGTGGTTATCTGGGCTATCAGTGGTGGTTCTGGGATCAGGTGGTTTCTGCTCTGGAACACAACAATCAGGCTTATTTTTCCAATGATTTTAATCAATTTCATGGAAGCGATGCCGGAGGTAGAACTGCCCTGATGCTGGCCATCAAACTTCAAAAACCTGAGATAGCGCTGTCACTGTCGGAAAAATCAGATTTAAACGCAATGGATCTTCAAGGAAGAACTGCACTGATGTATGCCGCGTATCAGGGCAATCATGAGGTGATCAAGGCGGTGACTGACGGGGGTTCGGAGATCAATACAAGGGACAACTCCGGGAAATCTTCATTGATGTGGGCTATGGAACGGAATCAATATTCCGCGGTCTTGCAGTTGCTGGAACAGGGGGCAGATCCTGTTCTTACTAAAGCACAATGGGATGACTTTTTTAAAACTCAGGAACCGGAAATTAAGAAAAAATTGCGGCAGGCACTGGCGGAAGCACGTGAAAAACATAACCTTTCCATGGATCAATGGATGGCCTTGGCAGGAAACAGAAAAGTAGAAAACATGCAGCGGTTTTTAGATGCGGGCCTGGATATCAACACTCCTGATAAACAGGGGCAAACCCTGTTCATGAAAGCTGTATCCAAAGATAACCGGGAATTGATTGAAGCCCTGTTTGATCAGAATGCTGATTGCAATTTAACGGATTCCCGTGGGGAAACCGCGTTGTCATGGGCTGTCTTTCAGGGATATGACGCTGTGACCAGGTTACTGCTGAATCGTAAGGCGGATCCGAACAAGGGCAGCATGCCCCCGTTGATGTGGGCCTCTTTCCATGGAAAACTGCCCATGATTGAATTATTGATTCAGCATGGCGCTCAAGTCAATGTGACCAATCCGGAAGGCTGGACGCCGCTGATGCTGGCTGTCAGTCAGGGACATGTGAACGCTGTCTGGACTTTATTGACCCATGGCGCAAAAATTGATGCTGCTAACAATATGGGATACCAGCCATTGATGATTGCCGCAAATAAGGGTCATTCTGATATTTCCAGACTTCTGGTCGCCAAAGGCGCTTCAGTCACCGCTCAAACCAGAGAGGGCAAAACAGCGATGGATCTGGCCATAGAAAATGGTTATGGCGATATTGCCCGGCATCTTCAACAAACAAAAATGCTACTTCAACATAATTGA
- the aspS gene encoding aspartate--tRNA ligase yields the protein MNYWQRTYFCGELRSANIGEEVTLMGWCNTRRDHGGVIFIDLRDYTGLAQVVFRREVAPEPHELGDSIRNEYVLAVKGRVTPREHGNVNPKLPTGEIEVVVTSLEILNSSKPLPYVMEERDNVDEKVRLFYRYLDLRHPRMQRNLMLRSKAMQVTRNYLSNQRFFEVETPILTKSTPEGARDYLVPSRVSAGHFYALPQSPQLFKQLLMCSGYDRYMQIARCFRDEDLRGNRQPEFTQIDLELSFTQPEEIYLLIEGLLKEIFRNVIDIDIPTPFPRITYRQAMDDYGSDAPDIRFDLKLQNVSDIVANCGVKVFADAISKGGQVKAIRIPGGADFSRKELDELTEFVKIYGAKGMAWVKFQETGWQSPIAKFFSSEEQKAIESRCQTKQGDLLIFCADSAKIVADSLGNLRKEIARRKKLFKENHYEFVWVTDFPLFEYNAEEKRYTSSHHPFTMPNLSDLEQHKNGDLSQIRSVAYDVVLNGVELGGGSLRIHRQDIQTQVFQMLNLTNEEIQSKFGFLIEALSYGAPPHGGLAIGFDRLMMFLLHTESIRDVIAFPKTQKAACLMTDAPSRVDQKQLDELHIRVKASALSEAQS from the coding sequence ATGAACTACTGGCAGCGTACTTATTTTTGCGGTGAACTGAGATCCGCCAATATCGGCGAAGAAGTAACCTTGATGGGGTGGTGTAACACCCGCCGGGACCACGGAGGCGTTATTTTTATCGACTTGCGTGATTACACAGGGTTGGCACAGGTTGTTTTCCGACGTGAAGTGGCCCCTGAACCTCATGAACTGGGTGATTCCATCCGCAATGAATATGTGCTGGCTGTCAAAGGACGTGTCACACCAAGGGAACATGGAAACGTCAATCCCAAACTCCCCACAGGTGAAATTGAGGTAGTCGTCACCAGTCTGGAAATTCTGAATTCCAGCAAACCTCTGCCTTATGTCATGGAAGAACGGGACAATGTGGATGAAAAAGTCCGACTGTTTTACCGCTATCTGGATTTACGCCATCCCCGCATGCAACGTAATTTGATGCTCAGATCCAAAGCCATGCAGGTGACCCGGAACTATCTGAGCAACCAGCGCTTTTTTGAAGTCGAAACGCCGATCCTGACCAAATCAACACCGGAAGGCGCACGGGATTATCTGGTACCCTCCAGGGTTTCTGCCGGACATTTTTACGCATTGCCCCAGTCGCCCCAGTTGTTCAAACAGTTGCTGATGTGCAGTGGTTATGACCGCTACATGCAGATTGCCCGCTGTTTCAGGGATGAAGACCTCCGTGGCAACCGACAGCCTGAATTCACTCAAATTGACCTTGAACTCAGCTTCACACAGCCTGAAGAAATTTATTTATTGATAGAAGGCCTGTTGAAAGAGATTTTCAGGAATGTGATTGATATTGATATTCCGACACCGTTTCCACGCATAACCTACCGACAGGCCATGGATGACTATGGCAGTGATGCTCCGGATATCCGTTTTGATCTGAAACTCCAGAACGTCTCTGACATTGTCGCCAACTGTGGTGTCAAAGTGTTTGCGGACGCTATTTCCAAAGGTGGACAGGTCAAAGCCATACGAATTCCGGGAGGTGCTGATTTTTCCAGAAAAGAACTCGATGAATTGACAGAATTCGTGAAAATTTATGGTGCGAAAGGCATGGCCTGGGTCAAGTTTCAGGAGACAGGCTGGCAATCACCCATCGCCAAGTTTTTTTCCTCAGAAGAACAAAAAGCCATTGAATCCCGTTGTCAGACCAAACAGGGAGATTTGCTCATTTTCTGTGCAGACAGCGCAAAAATCGTGGCTGATTCTCTGGGCAATCTTCGAAAGGAAATCGCCCGCAGAAAAAAGTTGTTCAAAGAAAACCACTATGAATTTGTCTGGGTCACTGACTTTCCATTGTTTGAATATAACGCCGAAGAAAAACGTTATACGTCCAGTCACCATCCCTTCACCATGCCCAATCTGTCCGATCTGGAACAGCACAAAAATGGCGATCTGTCTCAAATCCGCTCAGTGGCCTATGATGTGGTGCTGAATGGCGTTGAACTGGGCGGAGGCAGTCTGCGTATTCATCGACAGGATATTCAGACCCAGGTCTTCCAGATGCTCAATCTCACCAATGAAGAAATTCAAAGCAAATTCGGATTTTTGATTGAAGCGCTTTCTTATGGTGCCCCACCGCATGGTGGCCTAGCCATCGGTTTTGACCGCCTGATGATGTTTTTGCTCCATACAGAATCCATTCGGGATGTGATAGCCTTCCCCAAAACCCAGAAAGCCGCCTGTCTCATGACTGATGCCCCATCCAGAGTCGATCAAAAACAACTGGATGAATTGCATATTCGCGTCAAGGCATCGGCGTTGTCTGAAGCACAGTCGTAA